The Phyllopteryx taeniolatus isolate TA_2022b chromosome 9, UOR_Ptae_1.2, whole genome shotgun sequence genome contains a region encoding:
- the pdrg1 gene encoding p53 and DNA damage-regulated protein 1, whose amino-acid sequence MWIPNWDTAMDSDSHRVVEFMREVEEAAEDVLTTKQQIVDLDVKRNRNREALNALKNDLCSEKVKVCFGHMFIKLPKSKTREMIQRDQHQLDSELNDLHKRLKANVNRLNETQGKPELSSYNLLPLSTNEMKAIKSILKR is encoded by the exons ATGTGGATACCAAATTGGGACACAGCCATGGATTCGGACTCTCACCGCGTTGTGGAGTTTATGAGGGAGGTTGAGGAGGCAGCTGAAGATGTCCTTACAACCAAACAACAA ATCGTTGACCTGGACGTAAAGAGAAACAGGAACAGAGAAGCACTCAATGCACTGAAGAATGATTTGTGTTCAG AAAAGGTGAAGGTTTGCTTTGGTCATATGTTCATCAAACTCCCCAAGTCCAAGACAAGAGAAATGATTCAGAGAG ACCAGCATCAATTGGACAGTGAACTGAATGACCTTCACAAACGACTAAAAGCAAATGTCAATCGTCTAAATGAGACGCAAG gaaAGCCTGAGCTGAGCAGCTACAACCTTTTGCCACTGTCCACGAATGAAATGAAAGCTATTAAAAGCATCTTAAAACGCTGA